The sequence GGTTATTTGTTTCAGAGACTGATATGATTATGGTTGTTGTGCCTCAAGCAGGTGACCTAAATTCAAATTGAGTTAGCGGATAGTGGTTGTTTCATTGTATTACATGTTCGTGCATTTATTGTACATCACAAATTGGAGATTACTGTGGACATTTCTGTATTCGTcttaataaatcaaaattaattcaaatgaaatgtgcattgcAATATAATGGTCTATCAAGTTCTTTCGACAGGGTTATGAAAGAGAGTTTATCTTCATTTGTAGTAGACTGTCTGTTCATTATGTGGGCACTGGATATTATGTGGATGTGACATCTGTGTTGTTCATTTTGATAAATattccctgtgtgtgtgtatgtgtgtgcgtgtctcAGAGGCTGTGCTTGACTGGCggattattataattatataatgtaGTAATATTGTGTTTCCGATTGTCGGGAATAAAAAATAGGTTCCTCCAGCACTGCTTACAGTGACACATACTCTAcagttataaattaattataatgttTTCTCTTTCATTCTCGATTCTCTCTTCTGCAGCTCTCCCTAGGCAGAGAATTCAGCTGGCCTTTGACAAAACGTATTATATCGAGCCGTCCTTCGAGTGCCGCTTCGACCACATTGAGATAAGGGATGGTCCCTTCGGTTTCTCCCCTCTTATTGATCGCTTCTGTGGGCCAAAGAGTCCCGGTGTGGTCACCTCCACGGGCCGCTTCATGTGGATCAAATTCACCAGTGACGAGGAGCTTGAAGGCTTAGGCTTCCGTGTCAAATACACTTTTATAGCAGGTAACCCTGAGATTcgccgtgattttgccaagtaagacttGTTCCTGGATCAAGCATcgtttgttgatcctggaacaacatccCATATAGTCCTAACCCCAtctctacccctaaacctaaccatatcTGTAACGTATACCttaaatcagagggaaatgataggtgaatacgAATGGTGTAGAAGCCCCTAAGACTTGTTGTAAGCATACTTCACATTAACTGTAAACTTATGGATCAACAAGGATGTTGATCCAGGGACATGTtctacttggtgaaatcacattcaccagCCCGGACAGTGAAAGCAAGAAGTGTTCTATATTTGAGCTTGATAACTGAAGTCATAAATGCATTCTGAATTTAAATAGATAGCCTTTATGCTCTGGACCTTGTAAAGAGTCCTTGCTTGTCACTTcttaggcctgtttcacactgcagcATTGTTTATTTGTCTGTCGGACTTGATGTATGTTCTATATGCAGTGATAAACACACAAACGGGACTTTGTATTCAGTAAATGCTGCACTTTGTGATTTAGAATCCATTCCATGCAGATTAATTACCTTCAGATATAAATGTGATCATCCTCCTCATGTAAATTAGATTTCACAACAATCAAGCTTGTAATCATTTTCAATGGCCAACTTCTgataactatttttttttttttattattatttatagccACTATTATACACACTAAAATGTGGAAACCTGCAATTGTTGCTATAAGGAGCTATTTCTACCTGATCTAGTCCTTAAAATTTCTGTTGTTGGTGTAATCTAATGTTTAGGTTTCTTGAATAAAATCTATTAATTTAGAGATTATATTACATGAAGTACATATTTTAGGTTAATATGTTTTCAGTGCAGGAAATATTAATGCAAGCTTGCTGTCATTATGCTGTCCTTATACTTGAATAGAAATACTTCAGtaacaataaggtctcatttgttaacctttgttaatgtcagttaataaaaatactgtcgttcattgtttgttcatgtttgttcacagtgcattaattaatgttaacaaatacaacttttgattttagtaatgcattagtaaatgttgaaattaacattaactaagattaataaatggttTTGTAAGTATCGttaagtagttaactaatgttaactaaagaaaccttattgtaaagtgataCCAATACTTCTGCTTGATTCAATGGATTTTTAGGCGTTAAAATTCTGGGCAAGATCCAGATGCAGTAGCTTTAAAAGTTTCAgatgttgtgtgtgtttaaggTCAAATAAGACAAATGCTAAATTCCGCCTATTAGATCAAATGGCAGATCTTTGCACCGCAGCACCCTCGGCTCTCTTAAACTGGATTTTATTGCACGTTTGGAGCATGGGATTTACAGTGTGTGCTATCTGGGTAATGCGATATCTGTCTTATCATTTCAGACCCAGATTTTCATTTGCACGTCGGTGGATTGCTAAATCCAATTCCAGGTAAGCCCCTCAATATTTTCACCCCCCACTTCAATTCCATCTGAAGTGCTTTCTATTCTCTGCGGCAGACTGCAGGCTATCTGCTACTGACATCCTCCactcctccctctctctgttGGTCTCATGTCTCTTGTCAGACTTTCCATTtctgttttcttcaaaaacccTCTATTTGCCTCCAATTTGTAGTCAATGCTTCCTCTTGCTTTCTTTTTGCTAGTACCActttagttttttcttttttcctaaTTTCTCTCTCCACTGTATTTTCTTGCTTCCAACCTTTTCCCACGGCAGATTGCCAGTTTGAGATCAGTGGTTCAGACGGAGTCATCCGCTCCAGTCAGGTGGAAGAAGAGGATAAAATCAAAAACGGAGACGCGTTGGACTGCATCTGGACCATCCGTGCCCTTCCTCAGTCCAAGGTGACCCTCTTGGCTCCTCCTTTACTTGCACAGTTCATCAAATCAGATGACCCTGCTCTTCTGCCACCGGCAGATATATGAGCACCTAAAACCTGACAAGAGTCAGGAGGCCATCAGGCCCCCCGACCCTTTTTCTGCTGAGAAAACTTTTCAAGGAGAGCTCAAATTAGCAATGCAGTAACAGCAAGTATTAGGCCAATGATGCAGAAATGTCGGTTGAGCCGAATCAGCAAGTACTAGGAATAAGACTGAGGGAGGAAAACTGCATTAAGATGGCTTTGGGATTACATGCTTACCTGCACTAAACAGACCGGAACACTTAGCAGGCTAAAAAAATATCCCTGAAGAACTTGGCAGAGGAGTGAATGATTACAAAGCATAAAGATAAGTCATTAGAGTTGCGAGGAGCATATTTTTTGAGAATATTTTATGCCTGTGTCTTTAAGAAAACATAGCCAGGAGCTTTTTTTGTTATTCTTGGTAATCAGTCCCCATAGATCAGATCAGTTCACTCCGTCTCAGACTAAAATACAGCAATATTTTCCATTCTGCTcgaaattcagtttttgctaATTGCTGTACTCTTTCTTGTCCTGTTCGAGTCAGCATTTTGCATAATCTAGCTGATGCATTTAAAGGTTGCTTCTTCCCTGCAGATATACCTTCGCTTCCTCGAGTACCAGATGGAGCACTCAAACGAGTGCAAGAAGAACTTTGTGGCCGTGTATGATGGCAGCAGCGCCATTGAGAACCTGAAAGCAAAGTtctgcagcacggtggccaatGACGTGATGCTGGATACTGGCGTGGGTGTCGTGCGCATGTGGGCCGACGAGAGCAGCAGACTCAGCCGTTTCCGCATGCTCTTCACCTCATTTGTGGATCGTGAGTATAGACGTTCTTAACGTCAAATTACAGCAGGATGGACGTGCAATACAAATCATAGTGAACACTATTAGTGGCCACTTGTACCATTGAATTGAGAAGCAGTGAGTGCAGCGTTCATATTTCAAGGCTAAATCAGTGGCTTCCACGGTGGTAGAAAGTTAGTGTGGATGAATGTGACCTTTGGATAAGTCTGTGCCACGTCagctagcaaaaaaaaaaaaaaaaaaaaagaaaaggagggAAAGCCAGCAGGTTGGGTAGAAACatcatttatatttcattttgtaaTGTGCTTTAGGCTGAGTCTGCCTTTCCAGGATTGCAAGTCTTCTGCTAACCGCAGTATGAAAACAGCACGAAAACAAAGAGAGCAGGACAGTTCCCCAGATTATAATGTGCCAAATTTCATTAGGATTTACATGCCATTAACATAAAAACGTAATATGCTGCTGTACATCTCAATTTAACTGTTACACGCGCTGCAATGAAGTATTGTTAACCGTCAACACTCATAGTCTTCAAAGTCTATATCCAGGGACATTCCACCTTTTAATCCAATATAAATTTATCATGCAGAAATGGAAATAAGCTCTTTTGAAGCATGTAAGTTTATCACAATTGTTGCTTGAAATGTCAGAATAAAGATGTTGAATAATAGACTGAAATACGCTGTGATCCATGGGAACTGACTCTAAcctgttttgtcatttaaaaattgTCCATTTAAAAGTGTGAAGTTAATTAAAGTAATCTCTGTAGAAGGCGGTAATATCAAAAAGCCAATTACTCGCCAACCTTTGCATAGGAAATCAAATAACAGGGCTATAGTGTTGCACATTTCTCATGCTAATGGGTCAGTCATGATGGAAAATTGGAAGttatctgctgctgctgctgctgaaaagaaagaaaacactaAATGAAGCTTTACTTCATGAATTAGATATTGGGTATGGACGAAATATCACATTTTTCCCTCTTTGCTTTTCAGGACAGTGGCTGTTTAAAGGTTGAATGCTAAAACGGAAAATTACCATGGAGCAAACAGATATTTTTGCTCTAGTCTGTAATACTTTAATAAATGCCAGAATAATCAGAGGAATTAATTGTAGCATTCAATGTCAACTCCATGTGAATATTAATCTTGCTCACTGTGCAAAAGCAGTTGCAGTGGCAAATGCAAATGATTTTCATCACAGTGTTTGTACTGTTGAAAGCCTTGCGGCGCTGTGAATAGATTGACACGGCCAAGTTGTGTTTGGATTAGTTGGTTCGTTTAATGCCTTCTCTACCATCTTGGCAATTAGCAACACTTTCGCTTTCTTTTCCACtgcttttcaaaatatatttgccCTTTTACCATCAGAATACATACTAATTCAAGTTTGGGAGCCAGGTCAGGTGCCACAAATACACTGCCaggccaaaaaaagaaaaaaaagtcaatttaaaTAGGCAAAAACTTTATCTAAAACTCTATGATTGGGTCATAATTGAAGTGgttattatttttctagcatgttatatgtttggcaacagttctcctaaccctaattgatggagtgtgttgcttttcatttcttaaaggattagtccacttttaaataaacttttcctgataatttactcacccccatgtcatccaagatgtccatgtctttctttcttcagtcaaaaagaaattgacttcaatgggcaccaaaccgttgaaggtcataattagtttcactgcagcttcaaattgttctacacgatcccagatgagaaataagggtcttatctagtgaaaccatcgctcattttctgaaaaaaaatgaaaattatataagttttaaccataaatgttcatcttgaactagctctcttcttcttctcttttagaattccggcagtgtagacactgctaagtgtattactgccctccacaggtcaaagtttgaacttattgttatatactagcatattgcatataaaaattagttcaaaactttgacctgtggagggcagtaatactcttagcagtgtctacactgccggaattcaaatagagaagaagaagagtaaactaattttgaccttcaactgtttggtgcccattgaagtctactatatggaaaaaaatcctggaatgtttttatcaaaaacattaatttcttttcgactgaagaaagaaagacatggacatcttggatgacatgggggtgagtaaattatcaggaaaagtttatttaaaagtgaactaatcctttaaacaaccatgttggaagacacatcatggccatattccaggatgacaaaatTCATCAGGCTCCaactgtgaaagaatggttgggagggaacatgaagaatcattttcacacatgaatttgcacctctgagtccagaccttaatttcactgaaagtctttgggatgtgctggatgaggctttacagagtgctcacctcttgcattgttaGTACAAGTTCTTGAACAAAAATggtgcacctcttgatggaaataaatgttgcgatgttatttccatcaagaggtgcatgttatttttctttttttatttgcctTTTTATTGTTCCAGACAGCAactttttttggccgggcagtgtacATTatcagttcaaaagttttgggtcagtaagatttattaatgtttttgaaagaagtctcttacgctcaccaaggctgcatttatgtgatcaaatcaaatacacagtaaaaatagtaatattgtgagatattattacaatttaaaataactgtttcctattttaaaatgtaattttattcctgtgaagctgaattttcagcatcattactccagtcttcagtgaaatcattctaatatgctgatttgctgctcaagaaacattcgtcttaatattatcaatgttgaaaacagttgtgctgcttaatatttttgtggaaaccatgaaacATTTTGGTACTGATTTTGGTAGTCATCAGTGACCATTGTTGGAAGGCAAGAAATCTctaaaaattttgaaaatgaacaCACTATAGTGGGACCACAAAACTTGCCAGGAAATTAGTTACAACCTCTTCAATCCTGTGTCAGAAGCACTTAATCACATAAACTGGATGAGATTTTTCCCTCTCCTCTCAGGCTCTAGCATTGCATTTGCAAGGAGGACGCTAAAGTagtggtttggtttggttttggCGTAAAATGGAGGCCGAGGGATGAGGCTGTGCAGCTAGAAGTGGGAGACACAATGAGGAGATGAGTGTCAGGGTTTGCAGACACAGCCTGAAGGATTCATCCCCAGAGATCAGCACTCACCTTCAATTACAAGCTTATCTCCCCCTCCTTCTCTGTCCATTATTCGTTACCCTCCGCTCTGACTAGTATGCTAAGCGTTCATTCAGAAAAGAGTTTCATGGCAACTTGGCCAGATGGGCTTTGTGATGgctgttatatttgatttatagTGTTGTGTTCAACACCCGCTACACAGCCTGTGGCACAGGCATGAGGCGCACATTTCTTCAAACGGCCGCTGACGCCCTGCTATGAGAATAAAGAGCTGCTGTTGCCTTGTTTTTAAGAGATTTAATCTTCTTtatcttttctgtttttcagcTCCCTGCTCTAGCAGCACCTTTTTCTGTCACAGCAACATGTGCATCAACAACTCACTAGTGTGCAATGGTGTTCAGAACTGCGTCTACCCCTGGGATGAGAACCACTGCAAGGGTGAGTTACTGCATAAACACCAGCTTCTGTTTCCTCAGTCACCTACGACCTGGAACGGGACGAATCTACTTTTGTGGTTAAATTGCTATTCTTCTATAAAATTAACCATTGtatttttgtaacaatatttaatgttgtttttattattaaaatagcaTATGTtgcaactttattattattaaaaatattttttaaatatattttacggttcaaaagtttgggatcagtaagatttttaatatttttgaaaaaaaagtttctcatgctcaccaaggctgcatgtatttgaccaaaaatacagtcaaactgaaaaattgtgaaatgttattatagtcaaaaagaaccattttctttttgaatatatttttaaaatatcatttattctgatggcaaagctgtattttcagcatcattactccagtcttcagtgtcacatgatccttcagcaattattctaatatgctgatttgctgctcaagaaacatttcttattattatcagtgttgaaaaaagttttgctgcttaatatttttgtggaaaccgtgatacatttttttaggattctttgattaatagaaaagtcaaaagaagagcatttatttaaaataatctttTACCATCTTAAATATCTttagtgtcacttttgattttgttaatgtatttggtcttggcggaatagccaatcagcttgtgccaagttagttaaaggattagttcactttcaaaaaaatgtttcctgataatttactcacccccatgccatccaagatgttcatgtctttctttcttcagtcaaaaagaaatgaaggtttttgatgaaaacattccaggattattctccttatagtagacttcaatggcctccagacggttgaaagtcaaaattacagtttcagtgcagcttcaaagggctttaaacaataccagacgaggaataagggtcttatctagtgaaacgatcggtcattttcgaaaaatgTAAGcatattctaatatgctgatttgctgctcaagaaacatttcttattattatcaatgttgaaaacagttgtgtacttttttttcaggattccttgatgaatagaaagttcaaaagaacagcatttatctgaaatacaaagcttttgtcagattatacactaccgttcaaaagtttggggtcaataagaatttttattctttattgaaaagaaattacagaaatgaatacttttattcagcaaggatgcattaaattgatcaaaagtgacagtaaagacatttataatgttacaaaagattatatttcatataagatatatatttcataaattgATATtcgtcaaagaatcctgaaaaaaaaaaaattgtacacaaatattttgtacaattgtacacaataaatgtttcttgagcagcaaatcctcatattagaatgatttctgaaggatcatgtgacactgaagactggagtaatgatgctgaaaattcagctttgccatcacaggaataaattacattttaaaatattttcaaatagaaaaccgctattttaaaatgtaaaattatttcacaatattactgtttttactgtatttttaattaaataaatgcagccttggtgagcagacaaaacttatttttaaaaacattaaaaatcttacagatcccaaacttttgaatgctagtGTAATATTATTTAGTGGCATTTTCTCTGTCCACACATTTTGGGCAGCAAACTCAGGTGAAATGTATTCTGAATGAATGAGTCAACTTCTGCTGCTTGTAAATTGCAGGTCTTGCTCAtcaaatgtgctatataaatagaTTTAGTCTTTATGTTTCTTTATGGTTTAAAGTTTGTTTGACTAAAAACTCTTTGTATCTCCACTTCAGAAAGGAAGTCCACAGGACTCTTTCACCAAATCACAAAGACACACGGCACGGTAATTGGCATCTCCGCTGGTGTGGTTCTGGTCTTGCTCATCATCTCCATCCTGGTGCAAATGAAGCAACCCCGTAAGAAGGTAGTAGCCCGTCGGCCGCCGGTCTTCAACAAAGGCGGCTTCCAAGAAGTCTTCGATCCCCCCAACTATGAGCTGTTTTCCCTCCGCGACAAGGAGCTGTCGTCAGACCTGGCCGAGCTGTCGGACGAGCTGGACGGCTACCATAAGCTGCGGCGCTCCTCCACCATGTCTCGATGCATCCACGAGCACCACTGCGGTGCCCAGCCCTCCTCGGGCGGCAGCATGAAGCAAAGCCGCACCACGCTCAGCTCAATGGAGCTCTCTTACCACAACGATTTCTCCAAGCCACCTCCCATGAAGACCTTCAACAGCAGCAACACCGGCACCTACAAGAAGAGCTGCTACGGATACAAACAGACTCACGACTGCGCCGAGCAGGTGATCGAGGACCGCGTGATGGAGGAGATCCCCTGTGAAATCTACGTGAGGGGTGGGAGCGTAGGAGGGGCTGCTGGCAGCATCGGAAGCGGCTGCGGGAGCATTACCATCCGTAACCATGGCAATGCTCGTAGTAGCAGCAACACCACCACCGTGGTGGACCCGGGACAGCGTTCCATATCTATGGACTTCTGAGATGGCGAGGGAGAACGAGAGCCCTGACTGCCACCGACTTTGTCCtgcattgttgtttttaatgcacG is a genomic window of Megalobrama amblycephala isolate DHTTF-2021 linkage group LG3, ASM1881202v1, whole genome shotgun sequence containing:
- the LOC125264913 gene encoding neuropilin and tolloid-like protein 2, with product MHRAWVLLIVIEEGFALAQKIKETQNAGESLSNAEQCGQWTRNINGGLFTSPNYPNSYPPNKECVYILEALPRQRIQLAFDKTYYIEPSFECRFDHIEIRDGPFGFSPLIDRFCGPKSPGVVTSTGRFMWIKFTSDEELEGLGFRVKYTFIADPDFHLHVGGLLNPIPDCQFEISGSDGVIRSSQVEEEDKIKNGDALDCIWTIRALPQSKIYLRFLEYQMEHSNECKKNFVAVYDGSSAIENLKAKFCSTVANDVMLDTGVGVVRMWADESSRLSRFRMLFTSFVDPPCSSSTFFCHSNMCINNSLVCNGVQNCVYPWDENHCKERKSTGLFHQITKTHGTVIGISAGVVLVLLIISILVQMKQPRKKVVARRPPVFNKGGFQEVFDPPNYELFSLRDKELSSDLAELSDELDGYHKLRRSSTMSRCIHEHHCGAQPSSGGSMKQSRTTLSSMELSYHNDFSKPPPMKTFNSSNTGTYKKSCYGYKQTHDCAEQVIEDRVMEEIPCEIYVRGGSVGGAAGSIGSGCGSITIRNHGNARSSSNTTTVVDPGQRSISMDF